The Bombus fervidus isolate BK054 chromosome 8, iyBomFerv1, whole genome shotgun sequence genome window below encodes:
- the LOC139990142 gene encoding progestin and adipoQ receptor family member 3 isoform X1: protein MMKLLAGVEEVSDQSEKQSNNEELHNNNHEKQQKTDVTQETMKLINGEVYRRLSRKLDESPIKDKKITLDDEEKMRRLLNYEEAPEYLQHNPYILHGYRGYLTTKLCIESIFWWTNETVNIWSHIFGWMLFFGLTLYDLCLLNIHAPFGDKLIVALLLICFQACMILSSVYHTFSCRSEKDYWCFLSFDLFGIALSLLSIYMSGVYYAFWCHKELQRFYLITVLAIFIFAMILQIPKLNVNGNVKLVVFVAWAAYGVLPTLHWSIAMGGMDNPIVRMLLPRVLGMYVISGVAFVIYLSKIPERFCPGHGFIMECACAMEFNVWSSEYYNKLPFYAIERKTTCVIVNPLQAYLHRQVF, encoded by the exons ATGATGAAATTATTAGCAGGCGTGGAAGAGGTGAGCGATCAAAGCGAGAAGCAGTCGAACAATGAGGAACTGCACAATAACAACCATGAAAAGCAACAAAAAACAGATGTCACGCAAGAGACGATGAAGCTGATTAACGGCGAG GTATACCGTAGGCTTTCCAGAAAGCTGGACGAGTCAcctataaaagataaaaagattacGCTTGACGATGAAGAGAAAATGAGACGTCTTCTTAATTATGAAGAAGCTCCTGAATATCTTCAACATAATCCTTATATTCTTCACGGATATCGAGGATATCTTACAACAAAATTATGTATCGAGAG tatATTCTGGTGGACAAATGAAACAGTAAACATATGGAGTCACATATTCGGATGGATGTTATTTTTCGGTCTGACTCTGTACGATCTTTGTCTACTAAATATTCACGCACCCTTTGGTGACAAACTGATAGTAGCACTTCTACTGATCTGTTTCCAG GCGTGTATGATATTATCTTCGGTGTATCACACGTTTTCCTGCCGAAGTGAAAAAGATTATTGGTGTTTTCTATCATTTGATCTATTTGGCATTGCTTTGAGCCTTTTATCCATATACATGTCTGGAGTTTACTACGCTTTTTGGTGTCACAAG GAGTTGCAgagattttatttgataacGGTGTtggcaatttttatatttgcaatGATTCTGCAAATACCAAAATTGAATGTCAATGGAAATGTCAAGCTAGTCGTTTTTGTCGCTTGGGCAGCTTATGGAGTGCTGCCAACGCTGCATTGGAGTATTGCTATGGGTGGCATGGACAATCCGATCGTTAGAATGTTGCTTCCAAGGGTGCTAGGAATGTATGTTATTAGCGGTGTAGcgttcgttatttatttaagcAAAATCCCGGAACGATTTTGTCCAG GCCATGGTTTTATTATGGAATGTGCTTGCGCTATGGAATTCAATGTTTGGTCGTCAGAGTATTACAACAAACTACCGTTTTACGCTATTGAGAGAAAGACAACTTGCGTAATCGTGAATCCATTGCAAGCATACCTTCATCGACAGGTGTTCTGA
- the LOC139990142 gene encoding progestin and adipoQ receptor family member 3 isoform X2: MMKLLAGVEEVSDQSEKQSNNEELHNNNHEKQQKTDVTQETMKLINGEVYRRLSRKLDESPIKDKKITLDDEEKMRRLLNYEEAPEYLQHNPYILHGYRGYLTTKLCIESIFWWTNETVNIWSHIFGWMLFFGLTLYDLCLLNIHAPFGDKLIVALLLICFQACMILSSVYHTFSCRSEKDYWCFLSFDLFGIALSLLSIYMSGVYYAFWCHKELQRFYLITVLAIFIFAMILQIPKLNVNGNVKLVVFVAWAAYGVLPTLHWSIAMGGMDNPIVRMLLPRVLGMYVISGVAFVIYLSKIPERFCPGWVDYIGSSHQWWHALVVLALYYWHNTGMLYVEYRMNHGCPSNIRLL; this comes from the exons ATGATGAAATTATTAGCAGGCGTGGAAGAGGTGAGCGATCAAAGCGAGAAGCAGTCGAACAATGAGGAACTGCACAATAACAACCATGAAAAGCAACAAAAAACAGATGTCACGCAAGAGACGATGAAGCTGATTAACGGCGAG GTATACCGTAGGCTTTCCAGAAAGCTGGACGAGTCAcctataaaagataaaaagattacGCTTGACGATGAAGAGAAAATGAGACGTCTTCTTAATTATGAAGAAGCTCCTGAATATCTTCAACATAATCCTTATATTCTTCACGGATATCGAGGATATCTTACAACAAAATTATGTATCGAGAG tatATTCTGGTGGACAAATGAAACAGTAAACATATGGAGTCACATATTCGGATGGATGTTATTTTTCGGTCTGACTCTGTACGATCTTTGTCTACTAAATATTCACGCACCCTTTGGTGACAAACTGATAGTAGCACTTCTACTGATCTGTTTCCAG GCGTGTATGATATTATCTTCGGTGTATCACACGTTTTCCTGCCGAAGTGAAAAAGATTATTGGTGTTTTCTATCATTTGATCTATTTGGCATTGCTTTGAGCCTTTTATCCATATACATGTCTGGAGTTTACTACGCTTTTTGGTGTCACAAG GAGTTGCAgagattttatttgataacGGTGTtggcaatttttatatttgcaatGATTCTGCAAATACCAAAATTGAATGTCAATGGAAATGTCAAGCTAGTCGTTTTTGTCGCTTGGGCAGCTTATGGAGTGCTGCCAACGCTGCATTGGAGTATTGCTATGGGTGGCATGGACAATCCGATCGTTAGAATGTTGCTTCCAAGGGTGCTAGGAATGTATGTTATTAGCGGTGTAGcgttcgttatttatttaagcAAAATCCCGGAACGATTTTGTCCAG GGTGGGTAGATTATATTGGTTCATCTCATCAGTGGTGGCATGCATTAGTAGTATTGGCTCTTTATTATTGGCACAATACTGGAATGCTATACGTGGAATACAGAATGAACCACGGCTGTCCAAGCAATATAAGATTATTATGA
- the Eff gene encoding ubiquitin-conjugating enzyme E2 eff, whose protein sequence is MALKRINKELQDLGRDPPAQCSAGPVGDDLFHWQATIMGPPDSPYQGGVFFLTIHFPTDYPFKPPKVAFTTRIYHPNINSNGSICLDILRSQWSPALTISKVLLSICSLLCDPNPDDPLVPEIARLYKTDREKYNELAREWTRKYAM, encoded by the exons ATGGCTTTAAAACGAATTAATAAG GAACTTCAGGACCTTGGTAGAGATCCACCTGCGCAATGCTCCGCTGGTCCTGTGGGAGACGATT TATTCCATTGGCAAGCAACTATTATGGGACCA CCTGACAGTCCATACCAAGGAGGAGTGTTTTTCCTTACAATTCATTTCCCCACAGATTATCCATTCAAACCACCTAAG GTTGCTTTTACAACCAGAATTTATCATCCAAATATCAACAGTAATGGAAGTATTTGTTTGGACATTTTAAGATCGCAATGGTCCCCAGCACTTACCATATCAAAGG TCTTACTATCAATATGCTCCTTGCTCTGCGATCCAAATCCAGATGACCCGCTGGTACCAGAGATAGCAAGGTTATATAAAACTGACAGGGAGAAGTATAATGAATTGGCACGTGAATGGACGCGCAAGTATGCCATGTGA
- the LOC139990144 gene encoding uncharacterized protein, with protein sequence MTDKRKIAGCTCVQQKLHRQQRRDKCKRKRQTFVYNPEEEMWHEPYLRNLRKEFSDVSILCDSKIELPWKDIALPAAGMKIRQEVSLTPLNDRNGQTDDIDVDKEPVEKESLGTMLLPWKDLIITETLPSKQDSPDSCDSTLEIPWSDLVLEKPMDIQPVQEEACVTDDVEIPWNDILIPRNIVIESQKKKHPSSKYPPRSLIGTKGIKCCCVSVGCKL encoded by the coding sequence atgacTGACAAAAGGAAAATAGCAGGCTGTACATGCGTTCAACAAAAGTTGCACAGGCAACAACGGAGAGATAAATGCAAAAGGAAGAGACAAACATTCGTATATAATCCAGAGGAGGAAATGTGGCATGAACCGTATTTAAGGAACTTACGCAAAGAATTTTCAGATGTGTCTATATTGTGTGATTCGAAGATTGAATTGCCATGGAAGGATATCGCGTTACCAGCAGCCGGCATGAAAATTCGTCAAGAAGTTTCGTTAACTCCTTTGAACGATCGTAATGGACAAACGGATGACATAGATGTTGACAAAGAACCAGTGGAAAAAGAATCTCTGGGAACTATGCTTTTACCATGGAAAGATTTGATTATTACGGAAACCTTACCATCAAAACAAGACAGCCCCGATAGTTGTGATTCTACACTAGAAATTCCATGGAGTGATCTTGTACTCGAGAAGCCAATGGATATACAGCCAGTGCAGGAAGAAGCTTGCGTTACTGACGATGTCGAAATTCCATGGAATGACATTTTAATACCGCGAAATATAGTGATCGAATcacaaaagaagaaacatccATCTTCGAAATATCCACCTCGCTCATTAATAGGCACGAAGGGTATTAAATGCTGCTGTGTCAGTGTTGGATGCAAATTGTAG